The genomic interval AAATTAATGTGCCTTCTGATCGACTCAATCAGGGTGACCAGCCCTTCTTTGGCCAAGCACGTATCCCCTCCGTCATACGAGAAACTAACTTTtgtcgagcatttgaccatccgtcttatttaaaaaaaatttaagaatttttttaaaaaaatagtcacatataaagtactatttatgttttatcatctaataaaattattaatcgtaaattttttgaatgagatgaaaagttaaacattgtatctaaaaactgaaacgTTGATTTGTATTGCAACGGAGGAAGTACGTACTCAATCTGTCCCATATAATATGGTATTTTGActgtttgtaatgtttgaccacttgtcttatttaaaaaattataaaagtagtttaagtattacttataaattttttatttgcactaaacttttgaataatacgaatggttaaaaattacaagtgaATAGTCATAATTCCATATAATCTGGGACTAAGGGAGTaccttattttctttattttttttaattagattcatgtcgctataaatttatcagttttgaaatattctattactattttattaattgtaAGAAtctcattataattttaaaactattcgaaATATGTCACTCAGTGCCCTTTTGGTgcatttttataagaaaattgGACCATATTGCATCTATGTTGTTCACTGCACCCTTTGTAGGTGAAAAGAGCAATTTGATCCAAAAATAGcatatctaaaatagttcaaaaaatataatggcatctttataattagtcgaatagtaatggtatattttaaaacaggcaaaattataatggcatggatctaattaacctttTTTCCGTGGgttttttatgtattatttctgaactattaaacggtgtatcttttattaaatgttttttatataagttcatcatgttatatttatttatagagtagattttcaattttaatatCTATTACAATACTACGTTATTCTGTTTTCAGACGGAGTGAGTAAGGAATTATGccatttttctgaaaaaaaaagacagtagTAGAAGGACAAATTATAGTATGAAAGGTGATGATTtaggaaataaaataagtgTAAAAGGTGAtgtttggaaaataaattagtacaataAAATGTTAGGTGGGGAATAAACTAGTGCATGAGTTGTTCAATAGGGAATAAAGTACTTTCTTGGATATGTATAACCATTGTATTTTTTGGGGCAAATTAAAGAGCAAAATCCCTTCCATATTTTAAGGATAAGAAAATAGTATGTTACAACAATTTGTTcataggccatgtttagtgtCCCAAAAGACATACCGAAGATTATCCATGgccgatatatatatatatatatatatatatatatatatatatatatatatatatatatatatatatatatatatatatatatatattctagctatggtgagttgcaactcacgggctcctccgtgagtcggggtccaaaaacatatcaaatcacctctaaattttgatttatatggctcactggattcttcatatcaaaatctggtagcacgcaaaaaatttttatttttagagttttttaagtattttttaagatttttaaaagtgacagTCACCTTCAAAAACTGGCCCAGATTAGTTGGCCAGCGCTAGCAGATCGATGACTCGATTTCCTCCACATCCTGTGTGTTTCTGGCTTCTGCTTGCCTTCTGAAGGCAACAGGTTCAGCACCCTGTGCCGTGCACGTGCAGGCCACACATACAAAAAAACACGGGGCAAGATATCTCCACTGGTGAGCAGCTGAGAGTGAGGATTCTGGCACAAAGGCTACTGATCTTTTTAAGTGATGGTCTGGTAGGATATATCTGTGGATAGTTTATTTCCGTATCATCGGGGAAAGATTGTTGTTGCCACTCCATTTTTTGCAACGTGACAGAGGATAAGAGACTCATTTGAGCTGCCAGTCTCTTTCCGGTTTTAATGGAGATAAAAAGTCACTCCCAGATTATCTCCCGTTTCCCGTAATCCCGTTTTGTCTGTTTCTCTATCATCACCTCAAatcatcaaatattatatacgaTAATGCTGGTTATTCTGTTCTATATGCAACCAACGCGTTGTACAAAAGAGTTCAACAGTAATTTCAGTTCTATTTACCCTCTACCAGTACAAGTACGCCATGatcctcatatatatatacagttaGCCTTGCAGCTTCACTCCCCGGAGGATGAGATAAAGCAGGAATGAGGTATAACCAAGCACCAGCACGCAGATAACTGCACCTGATAATACGCCTCTCATTTCTGAAGAGAAGAAATCTATCAAGAGGTACCCATTGACAATTATCGGTACGGATGCAATTATCCAGGTCGCAATCTGCATCAACATGCCAACGTTAGTGATCAGGAATTCAGGATGCTATTGCCTACGTGCATGTATGTAGCAAGGAGTACATACTTGTGTTCTTGGACCAATTGTGAACACTCCCATGACCTGTTTCTTGGATACCAATGTCACCAGTGGGATAAGCGCAAAAGGTATCTGAATCGACTGGAGCACATTGAGCCACTCATTCAGAACATCCAGTGCAGAATCAGACGTGTTAAACCACAGAGCAACAGCTATGGTCGGCACAATTGCAAAGCCTCTAGTGATCAGTGCCCTGATCCATTTCTTCAGCCTCCAGTTCAGAAACCCACTCATTATAAACTGTCCAGCATAGGTTCCGGTGATGGTGCTGCTCGTGCCGGCGGCCAGAAGCCCAACGCCCCAGATGTAAAGGACAGGGAAGAACTCTCCCCCAAACTTCTCCTGCAGGTAATGGCCAGCGTTCTCGAGGCCAATGCTGCCTGCCTCTTCGGTGCCATGGAACCCTTTCGCGAAAACTGCTGTGACGAACAGATTTATCATGAAGGGAACCACCAACGCCACGGTGGATTCGACGGTGTAGTACCTCAGGGCTTCGCCGACTTGGCATTCGTTACCGGGATCGATTTTTCTCGACTGTACAAGGGCAGAATGGAGGAACACGTTGTGAGGCGTGATGACGCATCCCACGAGCCCAACGGCTTGCCTGATTGTTCTTGAGCTCAACTTGGGGACAATAATGCCTGTTGTGTTGTACAGATAAAATTACATTATGATTGATCAGCTGGGAGAAAGCAACAATGTTAGACAAGGGGGAGGTAGTTGTTGAAAGTACCAATAATCAGGTCTTTCCCATTGGGCTTGGTGTCTATAAACATCCAAGCAAAGGACCAGGCCATTGTTGCAATGAGAACTGCAAACAAAGCTTCCAGCTTTCTCACCCCATAGTTCTCCAGGGAGAGAAAAATGAAGCTGATAAAACAAAATGGTGTTAGTTAGTAAGGTGCTCTGTAAGTGTACTAATGTTCATACACGAAAGCAAGTCTCTGAGAATTGTTAGGGAAAATTGGACATGTGGAATGAACAAAAATGGTAATCAAGTAATTGCCTAATAATTGGaaagatgaaaagaaaattgtttgCTTACCAATCCAAGCCGGTGATGACGACGCCGGCCCAGAGCGGGAGGAGGCCATGGGTGAGGATCTTGATGGCCACGGCGCTCCCGATGACCTCCTGGATGTCGGCGCTCACCATGGCGACCTCGGCCATGAGCcagagcgcgcggcgcgcCCAGCACGGGTACTCGTCGCGGCAGAGCTCGGCGAGGTGCTTCCCCGTGGCCACGCCGAGGCGGGCCGAGAGCAGCTGCACCAGCAGGCCCATGGCCGTAGTCCAGAGGAGCAGCCACAGCAGCgtgtcgccggccgccgcgccggcctggAGGTCGCCCTCGAGGTTGCCCGGGTCCAGGAACGCGATGCTCATCAGGAACCCGGGCCCCGTGAACAGCCACAGCCTGCGCCACGAgaagggtggcggcgcggtgCCGCCGGGGGAAAGGCgcccgtcgtcgtcaccgccggACACCGAGACGATGATCAACGGCTCGAACGCGCTGTCCTcgaggccgtcgtcgtcgcagtAGGCGGAGAAGAGGGAcgagcggcggaggacggggtGGTGGCGATCGTCGGCATCCGATGGGCCGTCGCGGGTggccggcgcggaggcgcGGTTGGCCATGAGgcgggccgcggcggaggccggaGGCTCACGTAGTCACGTCTTGCCGACCCCGACGCCACCAGGTCCTGCTCAGAATAACAGTAGGgtgggcccacccgtcagggAGAGAGACATGTGGGCCAGCGCTGGAACGAATAGAGGAAAGCCACGTGTCGCCCAGGCGTGGAAGGTCGTCCGATCAAGTAGTGCTTTGTATATTAATTTTCCGGTACCCGCCTTTCGAAAATGAGATTTccttagattaaaaaaaatatctcgagatatcggTATCTTAACTAAACTATTTCTGATGGTTAGATCTAATATATATCCTGCTCAACTAGATTCAATAGTAAAAAGATTTAGTACCGTGAGATACTAGTaccgtgattttttttagatcaGAGTAAATCTCTTCAAAAATATAAGCCAGCTTAGATTTCATTAAAGTTGAAGAATATAGGGCTTGGACTGAGAGTGTGCTAAATAGCGCTAAGCGAGCTTAGATCGATCGGT from Oryza brachyantha chromosome 3, ObraRS2, whole genome shotgun sequence carries:
- the LOC102712244 gene encoding metal transporter Nramp6-like, yielding MSIAFLDPGNLEGDLQAGAAAGDTLLWLLLWTTAMGLLVQLLSARLGVATGKHLAELCRDEYPCWARRALWLMAEVAMVSADIQEVIGSAVAIKILTHGLLPLWAGVVITGLDCFIFLSLENYGVRKLEALFAVLIATMAWSFAWMFIDTKPNGKDLIIGIIVPKLSSRTIRQAVGLVGCVITPHNVFLHSALVQSRKIDPGNECQVGEALRYYTVESTVALVVPFMINLFVTAVFAKGFHGTEEAGSIGLENAGHYLQEKFGGEFFPVLYIWGVGLLAAGTSSTITGTYAGQFIMSGFLNWRLKKWIRALITRGFAIVPTIAVALWFNTSDSALDVLNEWLNVLQSIQIPFALIPLVTLVSKKQVMGVFTIGPRTQIATWIIASVPIIVNGYLLIDFFSSEMRGVLSGAVICVLVLGYTSFLLYLILRGVKLQG